Proteins encoded within one genomic window of Companilactobacillus zhachilii:
- a CDS encoding DUF4430 domain-containing protein has product MKKFAAFLASLLMLLGVFAPAAATTVQASSTKTIKVTYTLKKNKKQIAKKTLKLKKGATVTTGLKKGWKVTDKKGFISEIDGHKQNNKKKIYWTYTVNKKQVNVSADKKKLKNKDHVEFKLSKYNG; this is encoded by the coding sequence GTGAAAAAATTTGCCGCATTTCTAGCTTCACTGTTAATGTTGTTGGGCGTATTCGCACCAGCTGCTGCCACAACTGTTCAAGCTAGTTCAACCAAAACTATCAAAGTTACTTACACTTTGAAAAAGAACAAGAAACAAATTGCTAAAAAGACTCTTAAACTTAAAAAAGGTGCCACTGTTACAACTGGCTTGAAAAAAGGCTGGAAAGTAACTGACAAGAAAGGTTTCATCTCTGAAATCGACGGTCACAAACAAAATAATAAGAAAAAAATTTATTGGACTTATACAGTTAACAAGAAACAAGTTAATGTTTCTGCTGACAAGAAAAAATTAAAGAATAAAGATCACGTGGAATTTAAGTTATCCAAGTATAACGGCTAA
- a CDS encoding MIP/aquaporin family protein, with translation MQDSLTLQLVGEFIGTLVLILLGDGVVAAVSLKKSKAEGAGWIAIALGWGLAVTLGIYCSAFLSPAHLNPAVTLGMAIAGVFPWSSVIPYIIAQTLGAIVGAIIVWLNYYPHWQETDDPAAILGVFATGPAIRNYFFNFLSEFIGTFVLVFALLAFTRGKFTSGLNPIVVGLLITAIGFSLGGTTGYAINPARDLGPRIAHQILPIANKGDSDWSYSWVPVLGPLAGGAVAAFAYLLIP, from the coding sequence ATGCAAGATAGTTTAACATTACAATTGGTCGGTGAGTTCATCGGAACCCTAGTTTTAATTTTATTGGGTGATGGTGTTGTTGCGGCCGTTAGTTTAAAGAAATCAAAAGCCGAGGGTGCTGGCTGGATTGCCATTGCTTTAGGTTGGGGATTAGCTGTTACTTTGGGTATTTATTGTTCTGCTTTTCTAAGTCCAGCACATTTGAATCCAGCTGTAACACTGGGTATGGCAATTGCCGGGGTCTTCCCTTGGTCATCAGTCATCCCTTACATTATTGCTCAAACATTAGGAGCAATCGTCGGTGCTATTATCGTCTGGCTCAACTATTATCCACACTGGCAAGAAACTGATGATCCAGCAGCCATTTTAGGCGTTTTTGCGACTGGACCTGCCATTAGAAATTATTTCTTCAACTTTTTAAGTGAATTTATTGGTACATTTGTCCTTGTCTTTGCCTTATTAGCATTCACACGTGGTAAATTCACCTCAGGATTGAATCCAATTGTTGTTGGTCTCTTGATCACAGCTATCGGTTTCTCACTTGGTGGGACAACCGGTTATGCTATCAATCCAGCCCGGGACTTGGGACCAAGAATCGCTCATCAAATCTTACCAATTGCCAATAAAGGCGACTCTGACTGGTCATACAGTTGGGTACCAGTTTTAGGACCTTTAGCTGGTGGCGCAGTTGCCGCTTTTGCTTACTTATTGATTCCTTAA
- a CDS encoding energy-coupling factor transporter transmembrane component T gives MNKLIVNFQKNINSIAMFVYLITVILITLLFNNPLILIGLSISLFIMLVVTRREKIKVSLKFASIIFLVTVIFNLILNQRGTNVLLEVPWLKITTESLINAAVLGLSFVNLLWAFSLYDALIRIKTIFELLANVFKSIAIIFILTVKFIPQIIKIYTETKNISKFRVKQVYNDKFLKKVKQTIDLNEIVLNKAIASFMNVSDTLILKGYDQRQSKLGKTEFKRGTG, from the coding sequence ATGAACAAATTAATTGTTAATTTCCAGAAAAATATTAATAGCATCGCAATGTTTGTTTATCTAATCACAGTTATTTTGATAACATTACTGTTTAATAATCCTCTGATTTTGATAGGATTGAGTATCTCGTTATTCATTATGCTGGTAGTAACTCGACGTGAAAAAATCAAAGTGTCACTTAAATTTGCCAGTATAATTTTTTTAGTAACTGTTATATTTAATTTGATTTTGAATCAGCGGGGGACCAATGTCTTATTAGAAGTGCCATGGTTGAAAATAACGACTGAATCATTAATAAATGCGGCTGTTTTGGGGCTGTCATTTGTTAATTTGTTGTGGGCATTTAGTTTATATGATGCGCTGATTAGAATTAAAACCATTTTTGAATTGTTGGCCAACGTATTTAAGAGTATCGCAATCATTTTTATTTTAACGGTCAAATTTATTCCGCAAATTATTAAAATTTATACTGAAACTAAAAACATTAGTAAATTTAGAGTCAAGCAAGTTTATAACGATAAATTTTTGAAAAAAGTTAAACAGACAATTGATTTGAATGAAATTGTTTTGAATAAAGCGATTGCTAGTTTTATGAATGTATCAGACACGTTGATTTTAAAAGGTTATGATCAGCGGCAATCTAAACTTGGCAAGACTGAATTTAAGCGGGGGACTGGTTGA
- a CDS encoding ECF transporter S component gives MNRKSVSLLVLAVAVLGLMVIFASENYLLFSFGFLILTLGIYFWRFEKSQHNSREIVFIAIICALAVVGRIIFAGLPAVKPELFILIMGAIVSGPETGFLMGTIIALTSNMYFGQGVWTPWQMFGLGVIGLVSGLMMNKNVPTWLLVIWGFASGFILGWIMDIYYIIGFVNPITVKSILTSILASFYFDFVHALFTAVLLLFVGKRWIKLFNNYKIKYDLFKE, from the coding sequence TTGAATCGTAAATCTGTTTCGCTATTAGTATTAGCAGTGGCTGTTTTGGGATTGATGGTCATTTTTGCTAGTGAAAATTATTTATTATTTTCATTTGGATTTTTAATTTTAACGTTAGGAATATATTTTTGGCGTTTTGAAAAGTCCCAGCATAATTCGCGAGAAATTGTCTTTATTGCCATTATTTGTGCTTTGGCGGTTGTTGGTCGAATTATCTTCGCAGGATTGCCAGCGGTCAAGCCAGAGTTATTTATTTTGATTATGGGTGCCATTGTCAGTGGACCGGAGACTGGCTTTTTGATGGGGACGATTATTGCCTTAACTTCTAATATGTATTTTGGTCAAGGTGTCTGGACCCCATGGCAGATGTTTGGCTTAGGTGTAATTGGCTTAGTTTCAGGATTGATGATGAATAAAAATGTTCCCACGTGGTTGTTAGTTATCTGGGGCTTTGCTAGTGGTTTTATCTTAGGTTGGATTATGGATATTTATTATATTATTGGTTTTGTTAATCCGATAACGGTCAAAAGTATTTTAACGTCTATTCTGGCTAGTTTTTACTTTGATTTTGTCCACGCATTGTTTACGGCAGTATTGTTACTATTTGTTGGTAAGCGATGGATAAAATTATTTAATAATTACAAGATTAAATACGATTTATTCAAAGAGTAG
- a CDS encoding cob(I)yrinic acid a,c-diamide adenosyltransferase: MKIYTRTGDKGQTRIIGNDVLYKSAPRINSYGTIDELNSLVGVVIANLSDETSILKDELEEIQQLLFDCGTDLAISPTDKKHEFIFKADNGSVDWLEKKIDEYTEKTPKIQKFILPGGSKTAANLHMARTVTRRAEREIVGLMQEEPINDFVLKFVNRLSDYFFAAARYSNVLDGVEDIQYRNSRPVFR; this comes from the coding sequence ATGAAGATTTATACACGAACTGGCGATAAAGGTCAGACAAGAATTATTGGAAATGATGTACTTTATAAATCAGCTCCACGAATCAATTCTTATGGAACAATTGATGAATTGAATTCATTGGTAGGGGTCGTGATTGCTAATCTATCTGATGAGACAAGTATTTTGAAAGATGAACTTGAGGAAATCCAACAACTTTTATTCGATTGTGGGACAGATTTAGCCATCTCACCAACTGATAAAAAGCATGAATTTATTTTCAAAGCTGACAATGGTTCGGTTGATTGGTTAGAGAAAAAAATCGATGAATATACTGAAAAGACGCCTAAGATCCAAAAATTTATTTTGCCAGGTGGCTCTAAGACAGCGGCTAATTTGCATATGGCACGAACTGTTACTAGACGGGCTGAACGTGAAATTGTTGGCTTGATGCAAGAAGAACCTATTAATGATTTTGTTTTGAAATTCGTCAATCGTTTATCGGACTACTTCTTCGCCGCAGCTCGGTATAGCAATGTGCTTGATGGTGTTGAAGATATTCAATATCGTAATAGTAGACCAGTCTTTAGATAG
- a CDS encoding ABC transporter ATP-binding protein, whose product MVEILQFKDYSFRYNNSQKLSLNHVNFTLQKGEFVTLIGATGSGKSTFLKQMLPKLIVGKVLSGELIKQTDNFAYVSQFVDNQMIMETPRDELKFVLDNRGYSTNEIQLRITEIASFLGIIGLLDQPVEQLSGGQKQLVNLASALILKPEVLLLDEPTAQLDPIAAEKLLQLVHKVNIEFDMTIILVEHELEQAVKFTHRLVVMENGQLILDEKIVQGLKALFKSDKYRNFLTSNDRLVSELKFNAALPVNNQTLHKLIADNIAVIQSRDRDITETSGTVLLKAKKIGFRFSFNGRQIIDNVDLELAQGQSYCIVGPNGMGKTTLLKILTQQLKKQSGQLKFHDKKLTSDFYQKVFVLPQNPANLFMKDTVEAELDYQRQQSHSSLVIEEILKKFSLEGLEKQSPYDLSGGQQEFLALALGFIKDPEILFLDEPTKGLDPNKRVALGQLLQQFQKQGGTILATSHDLLFAASYFDQIAMMFDGKLSDFATPVKFFSDKFFYTTEINKSLRDIFPQALTWKDIKYFES is encoded by the coding sequence ATGGTGGAGATTTTACAGTTCAAAGATTACAGTTTCCGATACAATAACAGCCAAAAATTATCGTTAAACCACGTGAACTTTACCTTACAAAAGGGTGAATTCGTGACTTTGATTGGGGCAACAGGGAGTGGCAAGAGTACCTTTTTAAAACAAATGTTGCCGAAACTGATTGTTGGAAAAGTTTTATCGGGTGAATTAATTAAACAGACTGATAATTTTGCCTACGTCTCTCAATTTGTTGATAACCAAATGATTATGGAAACGCCACGGGATGAACTGAAATTCGTTTTGGATAATCGAGGTTACTCAACCAATGAAATTCAATTGCGGATTACGGAAATAGCCAGCTTTTTGGGTATTATTGGATTGCTAGACCAGCCCGTTGAACAGCTATCCGGTGGGCAAAAGCAACTAGTTAATTTAGCCAGCGCGTTGATTTTGAAACCGGAAGTATTGTTATTAGATGAGCCAACAGCGCAACTTGATCCAATTGCTGCCGAAAAATTATTACAATTAGTTCATAAGGTAAATATTGAATTTGATATGACGATTATTTTGGTGGAACATGAACTTGAGCAGGCGGTCAAATTTACCCATCGTTTGGTTGTAATGGAGAATGGCCAGTTAATTTTAGATGAGAAGATTGTTCAAGGATTAAAGGCGTTATTCAAGTCGGATAAATATCGGAATTTTTTAACGTCGAATGACCGTTTAGTTTCAGAATTGAAATTTAATGCCGCTTTACCAGTGAACAATCAAACTTTACATAAATTGATTGCGGATAATATTGCTGTAATACAAAGTAGAGATAGAGATATCACGGAAACGTCGGGAACTGTTTTATTAAAAGCTAAAAAAATAGGCTTTCGATTCAGTTTCAATGGTCGCCAGATTATTGACAATGTCGATTTAGAGTTAGCGCAAGGCCAGTCATACTGTATTGTTGGACCGAATGGCATGGGAAAAACGACGCTCTTAAAAATTTTGACCCAGCAGTTAAAAAAACAGTCTGGACAGTTAAAATTTCATGATAAAAAATTGACCAGTGATTTTTATCAGAAAGTTTTTGTACTTCCCCAAAATCCGGCTAATTTATTTATGAAAGATACGGTTGAAGCAGAATTAGATTATCAACGGCAACAGAGTCACAGTTCACTAGTGATTGAAGAAATTTTAAAAAAATTCTCACTTGAAGGTTTGGAAAAGCAGAGTCCCTACGATTTAAGTGGTGGTCAGCAAGAGTTTTTAGCCTTAGCATTGGGATTTATTAAAGACCCAGAGATATTATTTTTGGATGAACCGACTAAGGGTCTTGATCCGAATAAACGAGTAGCTCTGGGACAATTATTGCAACAGTTTCAAAAGCAGGGTGGAACAATTTTGGCTACGAGTCATGATTTGTTATTTGCTGCCAGTTATTTTGACCAAATAGCGATGATGTTTGATGGCAAATTGAGTGATTTTGCGACACCAGTTAAATTTTTCAGTGATAAGTTTTTTTATACGACCGAAATCAACAAATCTTTGCGGGATATTTTCCCACAAGCTTTAACATGGAAGGATATTAAATATTTTGAATCGTAA